Proteins encoded by one window of Tunturibacter psychrotolerans:
- a CDS encoding alpha-hydroxy-acid oxidizing protein, which translates to MPNRKLNSSAIVNIEDLRRLAERRVPRSVFDYLDGGADAEVTLAENCRAFRDATFRPRNAATWVLKPHKAAL; encoded by the coding sequence ATGCCAAACCGCAAGCTGAACTCGTCTGCCATCGTGAATATCGAGGATCTTCGCCGGCTGGCCGAGCGAAGAGTCCCCAGGTCGGTCTTCGACTATCTCGACGGTGGCGCGGACGCCGAAGTCACATTGGCGGAAAACTGCCGCGCCTTTCGCGATGCGACATTTCGTCCGCGCAACGCGGCAACTTGGGTTTTAAAGCCGCACAAAGCGGCGCTTTGA
- the bglX gene encoding beta-glucosidase BglX, whose translation MTKLRCLCFSVISLLLSGAAKAQAPISRNDTDRAEALLKQMTTEEKIGQLNQPFYIKLPIPGVKTDPVSYEDHVRHGEVGSFLFLTDPKEINRLQKIAMTEQRLHIPILFGFDVIHGFDTEFPVPLAVAASWDPTMAEQAQGIAAEEAGHAGLRWSFAPMLDIARDPRWGRISEGAGEDPYLGAAMARAQVRGFQGTPENPRPFIATLKHFAGYGAAEGGRDYDAVYIPEEQMQNVYLPPFRAGIEAGAGTVMSAYMDLNDVPAAGNVHLLQDTLRAELGFKGFVVSDAFAVGSLVTQGFAKDATDATFRGATAGVNMDMGSATYLAHMKSLLDQGQLTPTQLDDLVRPILAAKYHLGLFENAYADATEQTHAEMLAKHRQMARTAAARSAVLLKNEGSLLPLAKTTKHVAVIGPLGNSKGDMNGPWSLTAKAEDTVSVFDGIRAKLPDSHVEYAEGVQIAKAFPSSFDGFIGPKIETPWSPEEADRQMKSALQLAGKSDVVIVTLGELSVMDFEYSSRSSLNLPGKQLELLEKIQALGKPVVLLLFSTRPLDLSWASEHIPAIMDCYFGGTETGNAVADLLVGDAVPGGKLPVTWPRTSGQIPIYYAHTTSHKPYDSPDFTSRYWDAPTSPLYPFGYGLSYSTFTISDLRLTAKTAQLDESITATVTVANTGSRAADEVVQLYLHQRFGSASRPVRQLKGFRRITLQPGQKQEVSFTIGRDERNYWSAAKNGWVVEPSDFDVWVGNSSTATLHDSFSVMR comes from the coding sequence ATGACTAAGTTGCGCTGTCTCTGCTTTAGCGTCATCAGCTTGCTTCTCTCTGGAGCGGCAAAAGCCCAAGCTCCCATTTCGCGGAACGATACGGATCGCGCCGAAGCACTTCTAAAGCAGATGACAACCGAGGAAAAAATTGGACAGCTGAACCAGCCCTTCTACATAAAACTTCCGATCCCCGGCGTGAAGACTGATCCGGTCTCATACGAAGACCACGTGCGTCACGGGGAGGTCGGCTCCTTTCTGTTCCTCACCGATCCGAAGGAGATCAACCGTCTGCAGAAGATCGCGATGACCGAGCAGCGCTTGCACATTCCAATTCTTTTTGGCTTCGACGTGATTCACGGCTTTGATACCGAGTTTCCTGTACCGCTGGCCGTGGCCGCTTCCTGGGATCCGACGATGGCCGAACAAGCGCAGGGGATCGCTGCGGAGGAGGCGGGCCATGCGGGTCTGCGCTGGAGTTTCGCGCCTATGTTGGACATCGCACGAGACCCACGGTGGGGCCGGATCTCCGAGGGAGCTGGTGAAGATCCCTACCTTGGCGCGGCAATGGCACGCGCTCAGGTACGAGGTTTTCAAGGAACGCCTGAGAATCCACGGCCCTTCATCGCGACCTTGAAACATTTCGCAGGCTATGGTGCCGCTGAAGGTGGCAGGGACTACGACGCCGTGTACATTCCGGAGGAGCAGATGCAGAACGTCTATCTCCCTCCTTTTCGCGCTGGGATTGAAGCGGGCGCAGGAACTGTCATGAGCGCTTATATGGATTTGAATGATGTCCCGGCCGCCGGGAATGTGCACCTCCTTCAAGACACTCTGCGTGCAGAACTTGGCTTCAAAGGATTCGTCGTGAGCGATGCCTTTGCCGTCGGGAGTCTGGTCACTCAGGGTTTCGCTAAGGATGCGACCGACGCGACATTCCGCGGTGCTACGGCTGGCGTGAATATGGATATGGGCAGCGCCACCTACCTGGCACATATGAAGTCTCTGCTTGATCAGGGGCAGCTAACTCCAACTCAGCTTGATGATCTTGTCCGCCCTATTCTCGCAGCAAAGTATCATCTGGGGCTTTTTGAGAACGCATATGCGGATGCTACGGAACAGACCCACGCCGAGATGCTTGCCAAGCATCGTCAGATGGCGAGAACCGCAGCTGCACGTTCTGCTGTGTTGCTTAAGAACGAAGGCAGTCTGCTGCCGCTGGCAAAGACTACAAAGCATGTTGCGGTTATCGGGCCGCTGGGCAATAGCAAAGGCGATATGAATGGACCCTGGAGCTTGACTGCTAAGGCAGAAGATACAGTCTCTGTCTTCGACGGTATCCGCGCAAAGCTCCCCGATTCGCATGTGGAATATGCAGAAGGCGTGCAGATTGCCAAGGCTTTTCCTTCTTCATTCGATGGCTTCATCGGGCCTAAGATAGAAACACCGTGGAGCCCCGAAGAGGCGGATCGCCAGATGAAGAGCGCTCTGCAGTTGGCCGGGAAATCTGATGTGGTGATCGTGACCCTCGGCGAACTAAGCGTTATGGATTTCGAGTACTCCTCGCGTTCGTCGCTAAATCTTCCCGGCAAACAACTGGAACTTCTCGAGAAGATTCAAGCGCTTGGGAAGCCTGTCGTGTTGCTGCTCTTCAGCACCCGGCCGCTTGATCTTTCGTGGGCTTCAGAACACATTCCAGCGATTATGGATTGTTACTTCGGCGGCACGGAGACCGGGAATGCAGTTGCCGATCTTTTGGTGGGTGATGCGGTACCCGGAGGTAAGCTGCCGGTTACCTGGCCACGAACCAGTGGGCAGATTCCAATCTATTACGCGCATACCACCTCACATAAGCCCTACGATTCGCCGGACTTTACCTCCCGCTATTGGGACGCTCCGACCTCACCTCTTTACCCCTTTGGCTATGGGCTAAGCTATTCGACCTTCACTATCTCCGATCTTCGACTAACCGCTAAAACCGCTCAGTTGGACGAATCCATCACCGCAACTGTCACGGTTGCAAATACTGGTTCAAGAGCAGCCGACGAAGTAGTGCAGCTTTATCTGCATCAGCGATTCGGTTCGGCATCGAGACCCGTTCGTCAGTTGAAGGGTTTCCGTCGTATCACGCTACAGCCGGGGCAAAAACAGGAGGTCAGCTTCACGATCGGCCGCGACGAGCGAAACTATTGGAGCGCCGCGAAGAATGGATGGGTTGTAGAACCTTCCGACTTCGACGTATGGGTTGGCAACAGTTCGACAGCCACACTGCACGACAGCTTCTCGGTGATGCGGTAA
- a CDS encoding PQQ-binding-like beta-propeller repeat protein, with protein MLTPANVNQAQFGMLFKRVVDDQIYTQPLVVTGVAIDGGTRDLVYVTTVNNSVYAFDANDAAASAPVWHVNFGTPANLHSENFGCLDINGQMGIIGTPVIDKARGVLYVVALTRAGAANGPRTGFLQRLHALDLATGADLPESPVTISAPDFNALMQNQRPALMLANGMVYLGYASHCDKDPYHGFLMAYDAKTLTQISVFNTSPTGSEASIWQSGQGPAADADGNVYVVTGNGSWDGVRNFSESFLKLTPRLKLLDWFTPTNHLALDKEDTDLNSSGATLIPGTHLVLGGGKEGVLYTLDARNLGHLGDEHALQHFQATASHLHSLVYWQSAHSGDLLYVWGQRDKAKVYRLEGEKLGETPLMMRDIPNEGHPGAMLSLSANGDKDGVLWAAIHATGDSWHESRPGILHAYDGDDIRHELWNSLQVPTRDDCGEYSKMAPPTIANGMVYLSSFGTENVGTGQFCVYGSLPAKDAIKPAPPTGVKATILSGVLTLTWNVSPGARDYRVLRTSTLELEAKLVGVGLTTGKFTEPAPERGESATYTIVAVGTNGVSERSDAVKMTSPKPKQMED; from the coding sequence ATGCTGACCCCGGCAAATGTAAATCAGGCCCAGTTTGGGATGCTTTTCAAGCGGGTTGTGGACGACCAGATCTATACACAGCCGCTGGTGGTGACTGGAGTGGCGATCGACGGAGGCACGCGCGATCTTGTGTACGTGACCACGGTGAACAACAGCGTCTATGCCTTCGACGCCAACGATGCGGCAGCCTCGGCGCCGGTGTGGCACGTGAACTTCGGAACGCCGGCAAACCTGCACAGCGAAAATTTCGGCTGCCTGGATATCAATGGACAGATGGGCATCATTGGCACGCCCGTAATCGACAAGGCGCGCGGAGTGTTGTATGTGGTTGCGCTGACGCGGGCGGGGGCGGCGAATGGTCCGCGAACCGGATTCCTGCAAAGACTTCATGCACTGGATCTGGCGACGGGTGCTGATCTGCCGGAGAGCCCAGTGACGATCAGCGCACCTGACTTCAACGCGCTCATGCAAAACCAGAGGCCTGCGCTGATGCTGGCTAACGGCATGGTGTACCTAGGCTACGCGTCGCATTGCGACAAGGATCCGTATCACGGATTTCTGATGGCGTACGATGCGAAAACGCTGACACAGATTAGTGTTTTCAATACATCGCCGACGGGCTCTGAGGCAAGTATCTGGCAATCGGGCCAAGGACCCGCGGCAGACGCAGACGGGAACGTATACGTAGTGACTGGCAACGGCAGTTGGGATGGCGTTAGGAACTTCAGCGAAAGTTTTTTGAAGTTGACGCCGCGCCTCAAGCTACTGGACTGGTTTACTCCGACGAACCATCTCGCACTCGACAAGGAGGATACAGACCTTAACTCGTCAGGTGCGACTCTCATCCCGGGCACGCACCTGGTTCTCGGCGGCGGGAAGGAGGGCGTGCTCTACACGCTGGATGCGAGAAACCTGGGACATCTCGGCGATGAACATGCGTTGCAGCACTTTCAGGCCACCGCTTCGCATCTGCATAGCCTCGTCTACTGGCAGAGTGCACATAGCGGCGACCTGCTGTATGTGTGGGGGCAGAGGGACAAAGCCAAGGTTTACAGGCTCGAAGGAGAAAAGCTTGGAGAGACGCCGTTGATGATGCGGGATATACCGAATGAAGGTCATCCCGGCGCGATGCTGTCGCTGTCGGCAAATGGAGACAAAGACGGCGTTTTGTGGGCAGCAATCCATGCAACCGGGGACTCGTGGCATGAGTCACGACCAGGCATTTTGCATGCCTATGATGGAGATGACATTCGCCATGAACTATGGAACTCGCTGCAGGTTCCCACGCGCGACGATTGCGGCGAATACTCCAAAATGGCGCCGCCGACAATTGCGAATGGGATGGTTTATCTTTCAAGTTTTGGTACGGAAAATGTGGGAACGGGTCAGTTCTGCGTCTACGGGTCGCTGCCTGCAAAGGATGCGATCAAGCCGGCTCCTCCGACTGGCGTAAAGGCAACGATCCTAAGCGGCGTTTTGACGCTTACCTGGAATGTTTCACCAGGGGCCAGGGATTACCGCGTCTTGAGGACGAGCACACTTGAGCTTGAAGCAAAGCTGGTGGGGGTTGGGTTGACTACCGGGAAGTTCACCGAACCAGCGCCTGAAAGAGGCGAGTCTGCAACGTACACGATCGTTGCGGTCGGAACGAATGGCGTGAGCGAAAGGTCAGATGCCGTGAAGATGACGTCGCCGAAGCCGAAACAGATGGAAGACTGA
- a CDS encoding glycoside hydrolase family 2 protein produces MIQLLKRSAALCLIPRNIATLFLCLGLMMPALGQQSLKTLLVGIDHRTVTSLNGDWHYLVDQAPGRALYIGNGEINDRSYALNEHPNIVGNHNQEYDFATAPTIAVPSDWNTQVPQLFNYEGVLWYQRDFDAQPKPGTRTFLHIGAANYRSHVWVNQKRICDHEGGFTPFDCEVTSILHAGSNFVVIAVDATRLVDGIPSVGYDWFNYGGLTRDVSLVTVPATFIDDYDVHLAHKAQFEPDNTELTGYVHVLDAPAGTSVAIDIPEAGAKTVARTDANGNAVFTVKAAKLTLWSPETPKVYKVNLASGDDRLSDDIGFRDIRVDGTRILINGKAIFLQGVNVHAEAPIRGGRVNTDQDVATLFSYLKDLNANFARLAHYPHDERMERAADRNGIMIWSEIPNWQHISFDKPEVYAKDVTMLREMIRRDRNKASVILWSVSNETSNDPTRTKFLTNLANEARKLDPTRLITSAVLGPKPNGNERVVNDPLCDALDVIGQNEYIGWYELNPEEADKIQWIFPQKPVLISEFGAEAKFGNHGAINQRWTEEQQVDVFKHQLIMLNKIPQLRGIIPWVLMDFRSTTRNIPKLQDGFNRKGLISEAGEKKQTFLYFQKIYKEHLIGKAE; encoded by the coding sequence ATGATTCAGTTGTTGAAACGCTCCGCCGCGTTGTGCCTGATCCCCCGTAACATTGCCACCCTGTTCCTCTGCCTGGGACTGATGATGCCGGCTTTGGGGCAACAGTCACTAAAAACGCTTCTCGTAGGCATTGACCACAGAACCGTCACCAGTCTAAACGGAGACTGGCACTACCTCGTCGACCAAGCCCCAGGACGCGCCTTATACATCGGAAATGGTGAGATCAATGACAGGTCCTACGCCCTGAACGAGCATCCCAACATCGTTGGCAATCACAACCAGGAATACGACTTCGCTACCGCACCCACCATCGCGGTCCCAAGCGATTGGAACACCCAAGTCCCCCAACTTTTCAACTACGAGGGCGTGCTCTGGTATCAGCGAGACTTCGACGCCCAGCCCAAACCAGGCACTCGCACCTTCCTCCATATCGGAGCAGCCAACTACCGCTCTCACGTCTGGGTCAATCAAAAACGAATCTGCGATCACGAGGGCGGCTTCACCCCGTTCGACTGCGAGGTCACCTCCATTCTTCACGCCGGATCCAACTTTGTCGTCATCGCCGTCGACGCCACCCGGCTCGTCGATGGCATCCCTTCCGTCGGCTATGACTGGTTCAACTACGGGGGCCTAACCCGCGATGTTTCACTTGTGACCGTGCCCGCGACCTTCATCGACGACTACGACGTCCACCTCGCTCACAAAGCCCAGTTCGAGCCTGACAACACTGAACTCACCGGGTATGTCCACGTGCTCGACGCGCCAGCGGGCACATCAGTGGCAATCGACATTCCTGAAGCAGGCGCAAAGACTGTCGCCAGGACGGATGCCAACGGGAACGCCGTCTTCACCGTTAAGGCCGCAAAGCTCACCCTCTGGTCGCCCGAAACGCCAAAGGTCTACAAGGTCAACCTTGCCTCAGGAGATGACCGGCTTAGCGACGACATTGGCTTCCGCGACATCCGTGTCGATGGCACTCGCATCCTCATCAACGGGAAGGCTATCTTCCTCCAGGGCGTCAACGTACATGCTGAGGCGCCTATTCGCGGAGGTCGCGTCAACACCGACCAGGACGTCGCAACTCTCTTTAGCTACCTCAAAGACCTCAACGCCAACTTCGCGCGCCTCGCACACTATCCCCATGACGAACGTATGGAACGTGCCGCGGATCGCAACGGCATCATGATCTGGTCTGAAATTCCCAACTGGCAGCACATCTCCTTTGACAAACCAGAAGTCTATGCCAAAGACGTCACAATGCTCAGAGAAATGATCCGCCGTGACCGCAACAAGGCATCCGTCATCCTCTGGTCCGTATCCAATGAGACATCTAACGATCCTACTCGCACCAAGTTCCTCACCAATCTCGCTAATGAAGCGCGCAAGCTTGACCCGACCCGCCTGATTACTTCAGCAGTGCTCGGACCGAAGCCCAACGGCAATGAGAGAGTTGTAAACGATCCACTCTGCGATGCGCTCGACGTCATTGGCCAGAATGAATATATCGGTTGGTATGAACTCAACCCCGAAGAGGCCGACAAAATTCAGTGGATCTTTCCGCAAAAGCCAGTTCTCATCAGCGAGTTCGGCGCCGAAGCGAAATTCGGTAACCACGGTGCCATCAACCAGCGCTGGACGGAAGAACAACAAGTCGATGTTTTCAAGCATCAACTCATCATGCTCAACAAAATTCCTCAACTCCGCGGCATAATTCCATGGGTACTTATGGACTTCCGTTCGACCACGCGGAATATCCCAAAACTTCAGGATGGCTTCAATCGCAAAGGTCTCATCTCGGAAGCCGGCGAAAAAAAACAGACGTTCTTATACTTTCAAAAAATATACAAAGAGCATTTGATAGGAAAAGCTGAGTAG
- a CDS encoding recombinase family protein, whose product MLTRKIAAATVLAICSIDVLYIKVPCLRVFAAADRLTRALSDFAKIVDAFDKQGVSFVTVTQQFNTTTSMGRLTLNVLLSFAQFEREVTGERIRDKVAASKKKGMWMGGHVPKGYDRVEGKLIVNAEEAVAVRSIFLTYLECGCVRKLAEHLKHSGIRSKRWTSSTGRQRGDVVLSRGSQHRL is encoded by the coding sequence ATGCTGACCAGGAAGATCGCGGCGGCGACTGTTCTCGCGATTTGTTCAATCGATGTCTTGTACATAAAAGTTCCTTGTTTGAGGGTGTTCGCCGCAGCAGACCGCCTCACTCGCGCGCTGTCCGACTTCGCCAAGATAGTTGATGCCTTTGATAAGCAAGGGGTAAGCTTCGTCACCGTTACGCAACAGTTCAATACGACTACCTCCATGGGCCGTTTGACTCTCAACGTGCTTCTCTCCTTCGCGCAGTTCGAGCGTGAGGTCACGGGCGAAAGGATCAGAGACAAAGTCGCCGCCTCGAAGAAGAAGGGCATGTGGATGGGAGGCCATGTGCCCAAGGGCTACGACAGGGTGGAGGGAAAACTCATCGTCAACGCCGAAGAGGCCGTGGCTGTCCGAAGTATCTTCCTCACATATCTCGAGTGTGGATGTGTCCGGAAACTCGCCGAACATCTGAAGCACTCTGGAATTCGAAGCAAAAGATGGACCAGCTCCACGGGACGCCAACGAGGTGATGTGGTTCTCTCTCGCGGCTCCCAACACCGCTTGTGA
- a CDS encoding Hsp70 family protein, with the protein MVEVDGDTNIPTVINYSGEGVKVGRQAITVSSRPGGLLNEDFKIDLGSYDPKTLIRKRFRIQSGSEKSAAEITSDFLNELLNRTRRWLSLNGLDIAPSILLAEPLKDPDQPNWIPNYRANLTRIFVGKGFDKSKIDFLPEPFAVFQFYRYGYRHPALADKRTHRALILDFGGGTFDTFVIETKKDGDIRYNGRNSDPLGASSVPIGGFEINRQIAEHLVISFHKGNESKIKKGLEIYKKWRRTPEDLSSYSAEYFTFVQNFDRFVHDVENVKIALSRNISSWNLDNAPRISVPVRVLQDFFSVSSSSQTQQLHASELLNIFSKKIWPRLKEKIASTLNSARSQMNGASINVVLLSGGASGFGWLKMLLLRDFESEIREANVLTLPEYHAIVAKGLAIECARRFHVDKGDFGSVTYNRLCLTLDSDDKGELLPKYAAKFGTEKTVLPDGVLLPSATALGH; encoded by the coding sequence ATGGTTGAAGTTGACGGCGACACCAACATCCCAACCGTAATCAACTACAGCGGGGAGGGCGTCAAGGTCGGACGACAGGCAATAACTGTTAGTTCCAGACCAGGCGGCCTCCTCAATGAAGATTTTAAGATCGATCTCGGCAGCTATGATCCTAAAACTCTTATACGTAAACGTTTTCGCATTCAATCGGGGTCAGAAAAGTCTGCGGCAGAAATCACATCTGACTTTCTGAATGAACTCTTGAATCGTACCCGTCGTTGGCTATCCCTAAACGGTTTAGATATCGCACCGAGCATCTTACTCGCTGAGCCCCTCAAAGATCCGGATCAGCCCAATTGGATTCCGAACTATCGTGCAAATCTAACGAGAATATTTGTCGGTAAAGGCTTTGATAAATCAAAGATAGACTTCCTGCCTGAGCCGTTTGCAGTATTTCAGTTTTATCGTTACGGCTATCGTCATCCTGCTCTCGCCGACAAACGAACTCATAGGGCACTCATTCTCGATTTTGGCGGGGGGACATTCGATACTTTCGTCATTGAGACAAAGAAAGATGGAGACATTCGGTACAACGGTCGCAATTCTGATCCCCTAGGAGCCTCGTCTGTACCAATTGGTGGGTTCGAAATCAATCGACAAATTGCGGAACATCTTGTGATCTCTTTTCATAAAGGAAACGAATCAAAAATAAAAAAAGGCCTGGAGATTTACAAAAAATGGAGAAGAACACCTGAAGATCTATCCTCTTATTCCGCTGAGTACTTCACTTTCGTACAGAACTTTGATCGTTTCGTGCACGACGTAGAGAATGTAAAAATTGCGTTGAGTCGAAATATTTCATCTTGGAACTTGGACAATGCACCTCGTATCAGCGTGCCTGTCCGCGTGCTGCAAGACTTTTTCTCAGTTTCGAGTTCATCACAGACACAACAGTTGCACGCATCAGAGCTCTTGAATATTTTCTCTAAGAAGATATGGCCGCGCCTAAAAGAAAAAATTGCTTCGACACTGAATAGTGCGCGTTCACAAATGAACGGGGCTTCGATAAACGTAGTCTTACTGTCGGGGGGGGCGTCAGGATTCGGCTGGCTGAAGATGCTTTTACTGCGTGATTTCGAGTCCGAAATCCGAGAAGCAAATGTTTTAACTTTGCCGGAATACCATGCCATCGTAGCTAAAGGTCTCGCTATAGAATGTGCCAGAAGATTTCATGTAGACAAGGGCGATTTTGGATCCGTTACCTACAACCGGCTTTGCTTGACCTTAGACTCCGATGACAAGGGTGAGCTTCTTCCCAAGTACGCTGCTAAGTTTGGCACTGAGAAGACTGTTCTACCAGACGGAGTTCTCTTGCCTTCAGCGACCGCACTAGGACATTGA
- a CDS encoding DUF3606 domain-containing protein: MSHPDPARPHEHEEVEKSKVRTAHAEHVEPEKGPHAPKEINPKMSSDIHYWAKEFGVTGDQLHEAIRVHGTHVEKVRAALSHHK; this comes from the coding sequence ATGTCTCATCCAGATCCCGCACGGCCGCATGAACACGAAGAGGTTGAGAAGTCCAAAGTTCGCACCGCTCATGCGGAGCACGTCGAGCCAGAGAAAGGCCCGCATGCTCCGAAGGAGATTAATCCGAAGATGTCGTCCGATATTCATTACTGGGCGAAGGAGTTTGGTGTGACGGGCGATCAGCTGCATGAGGCGATCCGCGTGCATGGTACGCATGTGGAGAAGGTTCGCGCGGCGCTGAGTCATCACAAATAA
- a CDS encoding gamma-glutamyltransferase family protein produces MRRRSFIAALPLAVASVHPSIAIAQSDDRKTGASNTSLPKFQPAGDERFVRPDVHAGDRVSGASFASRSAAMGCSGAAGTAHPIATLTAIETLKRGGSAIDAAIAANACLGFLEPTSSGIGGDCYAMIWDPKLAKVVSLAGSGRSPKSLTLETARSRAKDGALPPLGAVSVSTPGALDAWWTLHQRYGKLKWAELFEPAIHLAESGVPVPQIIGYYIKRNLTAFTRPGSGVEETANALHTWAPNGKAPNEGDVFRNPDLARTYKMIAQGGRDAYYDGPIAKTIDAYFKRIGGWLSAEDLRDQHAEWGDPLVTNYRGVDVYGMAANTQGLATLQLLNIAENFDLRNMGFQSPQSIHVQIEAKRLAYEDRARYYADPHFAKIPYEFLNSKSYAAERAKLIKLDGILTPVHPGQAPSHGDTTYFTVSDKDGIMISMIQSNFRGMGSGLVADGLGFMFQDRGELFSLQDGHPNIYAPGKRPFQTIIPGFATKDGKPWMSFGVMGGDMQPQGQAQIIINRVDYGLDIQAAGDSPRWHHEGSSQSMGEDPKGLGPTGILRLEAGVPTATRESLIALGWPMGPSDGGYGRYECIEHRMDGTDRVYSAASEMRADGCALCY; encoded by the coding sequence TTGCGCCGTCGCTCATTTATCGCCGCACTCCCGCTTGCTGTCGCTTCGGTTCATCCATCCATTGCCATTGCCCAGAGCGACGACCGGAAAACAGGCGCATCGAACACTTCGCTGCCGAAGTTTCAGCCCGCAGGCGACGAGCGCTTCGTACGGCCAGACGTTCACGCCGGCGATCGCGTTTCAGGTGCCAGCTTCGCCAGCCGTTCCGCCGCGATGGGATGCTCTGGAGCCGCCGGTACAGCCCATCCCATCGCAACCTTGACTGCAATCGAAACCCTGAAGCGAGGCGGCTCCGCAATCGACGCCGCTATCGCCGCCAACGCCTGCCTCGGCTTCCTCGAGCCTACGAGTTCCGGCATCGGTGGCGACTGCTACGCAATGATCTGGGATCCAAAGCTCGCCAAGGTCGTCAGCCTAGCTGGCTCCGGTCGTTCTCCGAAATCCCTGACACTCGAGACCGCTCGCTCCCGCGCCAAAGACGGAGCTCTCCCGCCCCTTGGGGCAGTTAGCGTCTCGACCCCTGGAGCACTCGACGCCTGGTGGACTCTCCATCAGCGCTACGGAAAACTCAAGTGGGCTGAGCTCTTCGAGCCCGCGATCCATCTCGCCGAATCCGGCGTGCCTGTCCCACAGATCATCGGCTACTACATCAAGCGAAACCTCACTGCCTTCACGCGCCCTGGCTCGGGAGTCGAAGAGACCGCGAACGCGTTGCACACCTGGGCTCCCAACGGCAAAGCTCCGAACGAGGGTGATGTCTTCCGCAACCCCGATCTTGCCCGCACGTACAAAATGATCGCCCAGGGAGGCCGCGACGCCTACTACGACGGCCCCATCGCCAAGACCATCGACGCCTACTTCAAGCGCATCGGCGGCTGGCTCTCCGCCGAAGATCTTCGCGACCAGCACGCCGAATGGGGCGACCCTCTCGTCACCAACTATCGCGGCGTCGACGTCTACGGCATGGCCGCCAACACGCAAGGTCTCGCCACTCTCCAACTCCTCAACATCGCCGAAAACTTCGACCTCCGCAACATGGGCTTCCAGTCTCCGCAGTCTATTCACGTTCAGATCGAAGCCAAGCGCCTTGCGTACGAAGACCGCGCCCGTTACTACGCCGATCCCCACTTCGCCAAAATCCCCTACGAGTTCCTCAACTCAAAGTCCTACGCGGCCGAGCGCGCCAAACTCATCAAACTCGACGGCATCCTCACCCCCGTACATCCTGGGCAGGCTCCCAGCCACGGCGACACCACCTACTTCACTGTCTCAGACAAAGACGGCATCATGATCTCCATGATCCAGTCCAACTTCCGCGGCATGGGCTCCGGTCTCGTCGCCGACGGCCTCGGCTTCATGTTCCAGGATCGCGGCGAACTCTTCTCGCTGCAGGACGGTCACCCAAATATCTACGCCCCCGGCAAACGTCCTTTCCAAACCATCATCCCCGGCTTCGCCACCAAAGACGGCAAGCCGTGGATGTCCTTCGGTGTCATGGGCGGAGACATGCAGCCTCAGGGTCAGGCTCAGATCATCATCAACCGAGTCGACTACGGTCTGGATATTCAGGCCGCCGGCGACAGCCCCCGCTGGCACCACGAAGGCAGCTCGCAATCCATGGGCGAAGACCCCAAAGGCCTCGGCCCAACAGGCATCCTGCGCCTGGAAGCCGGAGTTCCGACAGCGACCCGCGAGTCCCTCATTGCTCTAGGCTGGCCGATGGGACCCTCCGACGGCGGCTACGGACGCTATGAATGCATAGAACACCGCATGGATGGCACCGACCGCGTTTACTCTGCGGCCTCAGAGATGCGCGCCGACGGCTGCGCCCTCTGCTACTAA